Genomic window (Paraglaciecola psychrophila 170):
TCCTAAATGTCAGAATCAAAACATTGCTGATTCTGACGCTATGATAGCAGTGGATTTAAAACGCAAGGTCTATGAGTTGCTGCAAAAAGGTAACGACAGACAACAAGTTATTGATTTTATGAAACAACGTTATGGCGACTTTGTTTATTACCAACCGCCTGTTAACCCTATGACCATTTGGTTATGGGTATTGCCAATACTATTTATTGTTGTTGCTGTGGTTGGAGTAGTGATGACCCGTAAACGCCAAGCACCTGAGATAAGCAATGAACAACTAGCTAAAGCACAAGCAATTTTGGAGCGTGACGAGTGAGTCTTTTTTATCTAGGTGCAGCCATATCCGTTGTTATTTTCATGTTATTTATCATTTTTCCTTGGTTCAGAAAGGCCAACGATGATTCTGTAAGCAGATTAACTAATAAAGGGCTGATTAAACAACGTCTGATTGAATTACACACCGAGCAACAGCAAGGTTTGCTGAGTGATTCAGACAGGTTGCAGTCAGAAAATGAGCTAAAGCTGGCTTTGTTGGATGAAACTAAAACAAGTCAAACTAATGAGGCGAGTGTGGGTATTCCCCTCGCAATTGGTGCATTGGTTAGTTTGTCAGTTGGCATAGGTACATATCTATACTCTAACCAGATTCAACGCGTTGATGAATGGCTGATGGCGCAACAACAAACCAGCGAACTTGGGCAACGGATGATCAGTGGC
Coding sequences:
- a CDS encoding cytochrome c-type biogenesis protein translates to MNRLVCTLVILMLSCFGSLALATEDKFHFDEPKKDALFLELTKELRCPKCQNQNIADSDAMIAVDLKRKVYELLQKGNDRQQVIDFMKQRYGDFVYYQPPVNPMTIWLWVLPILFIVVAVVGVVMTRKRQAPEISNEQLAKAQAILERDE